The genome window GCCGAAATACTGAATGTGGATGCCGACCTGAGGAAAAAATGGAATGAGATACTGAGCAATCTGTCGCCATTAACATTGAGTTCCGACTATCCCAACTCCGACGGTAAACCCGTAACATTCGTACGCTCCCTTTCTCCTGTGTTACAAGGTCCTGCCGAACGGATTCCCGACTCCAACACCATGCCGGTATGGTATTTCGACCTTTGTACACTTGAATCTACCGATAAAAAGATGATGGAAACAGCCAATAATACCTATGACGCCTACTTTTCGCAGGGAATCAAGCAGGATTCCCGGGTTTATGTCCTCTCTAAATTACCGGTTACAGGAACCCAGCTGGGACGTAAGGACGCCACCCGTTACCTTATCCCGAATCAGATACAGACCGCCGAAATAGAGGTACTCCGTAACCGCATGGATCTGAGGGAAGGCTTTCAGACTACCGGTGTCCAGCGTCTGGGGCGCGTTGCCGACGCCTTACATTATGCATTGTGCCAGGGGATCCCGGCTAAACCCGGCGGAGATCATGTTATCCGGGTATTTCCGGCATGGCCTGAAGAGTGGGATGCACAGTTCACCCTTCTGTGTCGGGGAAATTTCCTGGTAACGTCTTCCTTTAAAAACAGTTCTGCCGAATTTGTCGAGATCCGGTCCAATGCCGGTAAAGAATGTAACGTACGTAATCCCTGGGGTACGGAAGAAGTGACGATTTACCGTAACGGGAAAAAATATAAAACCACAACTGCCAGCCTTATCTCTTTTCCAACCAGGATCAATGAAGTATTCGTGCTCGTGAAAGGGAAAACAAAGCCGGAGTTTTTATCTGAAAAAGCGATATAGTGTCGGAGAGCAAGCCGTGACGGGATTCCGCGGCTCGTTAGAAATTTGAACTATTCCAGACAGTGAGGATGAGAATTTGTAAGAAAAATGACCGGAAATAAAGATAATTATCTTATTTTTCGGCCGGGTTAAAAGTGGATATCGAGCAGATATAGGTATAATACGTACTGTGATTTTTTCCCTCTGATATTCAGAAAGATTCTACCAATTAGCAAAAAACAATCACAATACAATCAAGCCATATAAAAATTAAACCAATGATAATTATAGTCGGAGCCAGCGGACAAATCGGGTCAAATATAGTGAAAGAGTTAGTCGCACATCAAACTCCTGTAAGGGCTATTACGCATCAGGCAAAGTATGATTTCGGTCCATCCGTAGAAACCGGGAATGCTGATTTGCTGAATACGGATGATGTCATAAAAGCATTTAAAGGAGGAACGACGGCATTTTTATTAACTCCTGAAAAACATAACGTTGAAGATATCATAGAAGAAACAGGAAAAATTATTGACAACTATAAAATAGCGATCAAAAAAACAGGGATCCGAAGGATTGTCGGCTTATCGTGTGTGGGTGCCCATGTAAAAAATAATACCGGCAATATTCTTATGTCGAGATTGTTGGAACAGGCATTCATCGAATTCGACATAGAAAAGATCTTTGTTCGTCCATCTTATTTTTACAGTAACTGGCTCGGATATGTAGATTTAATGAATGAAGCGGGGATATTACCGACATTCTTTCCTGCTGATCTGGAAGTGGAAATGCATGCTCCGGTCGATGTTGCCAGATTCGTTGCGCAATGTATAATGAAGAATGAAGGAAAAAATGGAACAACTGTTCATGAATTGGCGGGTACCAGGTACAGTTCAAAAAACATTGCAGATATATTCGCAAAAAAACTAAACAAAGCCATACAGGTACAGGTCATCTCAAAAGAAGAACGGATCCCTGCGCTGATGTCAGCCGGTTTCACTGAAAATGCGGCCCGGAATATGTCAGATATGACCCAAGCCGTTATCGATAAGGTCACCTCCTTCGAATTTGAGGATAAGGTGATCCGATTGCCGACCTCATTCGATGATTATCTCAAGGATGTTTTAAGATGAAATTAGTAGGCAGATGTCAGGTAACCTGAAAAAATATATTCCGGCAATACTTCTATATAGTAGGCTATTATTTGGATTTATCATATTCATCACAACACTTCTGAAACCTGAAAATTCAAGAGTCCTGGTTTTAACTTTCATGTATATCGGAATAGTTACAGATGTTTTTGATGGGATCATTGCCCGGAAGCTAAAAGTATCCACTCAAAAACTCAGACTTCTGGATACTATTTTCGACTTATTCTTTTACCTGTCTATTTTATTTTTTGTCTTTTCCATTAATCCTGCGGCAATCAGCGGGAATATTTTATTAATTGGCGGTATATTTTCATTGGAAGCATTGATGTATCTTGTTAGCCTGATACGTTTCCGTAAACTTCCTTCTCCTCATTCCATCCTTTCAAAATTCTGGGGACTCTATATCGTCATAGAGTTTTCTTTATTAATTATGGGTGTTGCAGGGCCACATTTTACCATTGCCCTTATTTTTGGATGTGTAGCTCATCTGGACCGGATTTTGATCTACTTATTTCTTAAACAATGGGATCACGATATTCCATCTTCATATCATGCCCTTTTATTACGGCAAGGCAAAGAAATAAACCGGAAGGAAATATTTAACGGCTAAAATCGAAATATACCAGATAATTGATGATTGATAATTGACGATTGATGATTTTTTAAACCACTAATATTATGAACTTAGCATAAGCGATCTCCTGAGCGTCAGCGAGTAATTATACAAATAAAATATGTGTAAATTTTTATTGAAATTTATGTTCAATCACGGAATTATCATACTACAAAACCAGATGCTGAACCAAATCAATATTGAACTCAACAATTAAGGATACTTCACCACCCTCAATTTTCCGTTTCTATTTTCGGTGGTTCTTTCAGTTCAATACCTTCCGGTAACACGAATTTCAGGTATTTGATAGAAAATCCTTTTCCCATGAATATTTTTTCGTAATGGGTCTGCACGGATAATATGTCATCTGTGTAACCGGAATGATAAAGGTCGTCGGTTTGTACTATTACCGGAAGCTCATTGAAGGCAACTACACGGGAAGTATATTCAAACAGGCTGTCACTGTCGGTTTTCAGGTGAACAATGCCGGATGGCTGTAACAAATGCCGGTATGAATTAAGGAAACGTGCGGATGTCAACCTTTTGTTTATCCGGCTTTGTTGTGGCTGTGGATCCGGAAATGTGATCCATATTTCCGATACTTCATTTTCTGCGAAGCTGGAATTAATGAATTCAATCCGGGTACGTAAAAAGGCCACATTTTCCAGCTGGTTCTGCAAAGCATCGGTAGCTCCCACCCACATACGTGATCCTTTAATATCAACCCCGATAAAATTTTTATCAGGATATTTCCGGGCCAGGGCAACTGTGTACTCACCTTTACCGCAACCCAACTCCAGAACAACAGGATGGTCATTCCTGAAAATTTCTTTGCCCCATTTCCCTTTTAACCGGAAATCAGTACGGAATACCTCTTCAAATGCAGGCTCTATCACATTCGGATAGGTAGCCATCTCAACAAAGCGTTTTAATTTATTTTTTGCCACAGGTAACGAATTCTATTTTTTTTGCAAAAATACAGTATTCAACGTAAAATATCATCTGACGATGGCTATTGGAAAATCCGGAATACTGGCCGGAATAATGGTGGTAGGTGCCTGTTTCCCTTTGGTCAGCTCTTTAACCCGCTGTGTGATAAAGGCATCCAAAGTTTTTATAGAAATATTTTTACGGTTGAACAAATCCGCTTTTCCTCCCAATCCTTCTACTAAAGCTTTTGTAAAAGCACCGTTGTTCCAGGCAATGTCTTCCAAAGAATATTGTCGCCCGGTAGAAGAAGTGAATACAATCGCCCCGTTTTCAGCACTGGATAACTCGTTGACAACTCCATTGATGTCGATAATAGCTCTCCGGGTGCTTCCCATAACATCACCGGAATGACAGGCATCCATAAACAATATCACTTTACCGGCTATAGATGCCACGGTCTGTTTGATATCTACATAATTCACACAGGTGGTCCGCAATCGTTCAATTTCAGCTTCCACCGGCAGATAAAAGAAATTGCCGGAATTATCATTCAAGCCGTGTCCGGCAAAAAATATCATGGACACATCCCTGCTGGTCGTCTCTTTCTGGATCCATTCCAGGCCGTCAAGGATACTGAGTTTATTGGCTTTGGAGTCTGTTAACAGTTTAATGACCACATCACTGTACAACAACCCCTTCTGTTTTTCCATGATTCTGGTGAAATCCATCGCATCTTTTGACGCAAACTGTAATGTCAAACCTTTATCCTGGTACTGGCTGATCCCGACTGCCAGTATATACAATTTTGGTTTGAGGATATCTTCTTCCCTGGTTCCAATCCATTTTACCTTTACAGATGCCGGCACCCCGGTCGCAAACTTATTTTTAACAATAACGGATACCTCACAATCACGCTCGGGAATATCGACTGTTACTTCGTTCGCACCCGGCGCTACCGAAGGCAGCAATTGCACGGGCCTTCCGTCAACCAATATTTTTACTGATTCTATGGGTTCCCCGCCGGATACGCTTACATGATACCTTAGTAAGATTTGCTTGTCCTTTACCGAAGTACCCGACTGTGGCGCTATAATTGTAACTTCCGGTGGCAGCGCCTTGGTAATACTATTATAACCCGTTAACGATTCATCTGATGTGTCCTTGATCTGTTGAGCCATTTGGGTGTGCAGGCCAAGCGATTTATCAATGATCCCGGTATTATAAAAAGTCTTTCTGAACCGGGCTATCGGATAGAACACAGATGCCTTGTCTTTACCCAGATTTACATTCCAGCCAATCAATTCGTCTGCCCCGACTGCACAATCATAAAAACCTGCGGGAGTCCATAACACCCATCTTTTATTATCCGAATGAGCAAAAAGGGTTAATAAACGGGGCCCCTCAGACATATCGAACCATGCATAAGTGCCGTTACTTAAAGCAGCTGCGGCAACTTGACCGTTTCCCGCAATTTTTATAGCCACACATTCTTCTGTTAACGGGCGCTTCCATAAAACACTGCCCTGGTGGTCCATACAGATAATCTGTCCGGAAGTTCCCAACAAAATACGGGTACCATCTTGGCTTATATCTACACAACGACTGGTTTCTCCCTCGTCCAGTACTTTTAATATTTTATTATTCAGGCGGGGACTGGTTCCGTTTTTCCATCCTGCGATACGAATATTTTTGGAAATATTCCGGTCCGTAGCCACGGACAACGATGACGCGGCAGTTTTTAATTCCCTGTCCGGAATTGAAAAATACAAGACTTCCCGGCCTATACCAAAAAGCCCGATCTCTGTGCCCTCTTCATTCAACTGGAAAAGTTCCCGCTGCCTTTCTACCGTCACTATCATATCAGCGGCCCTGATATAAGATTCATGATCACCTGTCCATTCATCCGGAGCCTTATGATCGGATAAAATACGCCCGATTTCCGGATAAGATGTACTGAATACGACAGAACCGTCCGGCAGAACTTTCATGCCGGTGATCTCGCCCCTGCCTGCAGGAATATTTACCCGATTGTTCCCCTTGATAAACCTGATCTGGTTTTTATCATTGTTTTTGATATTCCCCCCCCGCATAAATATCTCCATCCGAAGAAAATGCCACTGCATTTATTGATATTTTCTCAAATGATAATGCCTGAAGCGTATTTTTCACAGCAAGATCACTCATATCAAGCATACTTATGGTTGCCTGGCCGGCATAGCTTACCGCAATGGTTGATCCGTCCGGCGAAAAAGCTATATCCAGTGGTTTATGTGGTAAAGATCTGGTCGCTGACAGTTGGAATGTCTTTCCGTATAGCCGGATATAATTATCTTCTGCAATAGTAATTAACTGTCCCGATGATGAAAATTTCGCTTTTCTTACAGCGCCTCCGTAAGCGATCAGTTTTCGCACTTCACTGCCGTCATTAGCGGTAAATATTCTTACGCCCTTGTTTCCACTAAGTGCAGCTGCCAGATAATTTCCATCCGGAGAAAAATCCAGGTCGAGTATTTCAGCATCAGCATCATCAATACTGTTGATCAGTTCACCCGTGGATGTAGAGAAAAAATAAATACTGTATTTTAATTGCCTGGCGTACCCAGTCCAGTTTCCGATGGTTACTTTTGAACTGTCCGCCATATTCCATGATGCTCCCGTATGCCCGCCGACCGCAGCAACCTGCCCGTCCGGGGAAAGGGCACAGGCGTACAAAAAGCCGTCACTTCCATATCCGATGGGCGGACGAAAGACCCGGAGCATATTTCCTGACCGGACATCCCATAAACGGGCTGTTTTATCTTCCGATGCTGTTAAAAGATATTTTCCCTGGGTATCTGTCGATATATCATGAATGGTTCCTATGTGAAATGCCGAATTCAGCCGCAATATCGGCTCTGCCGGTTGTCCTTTTAGCCCTATAACAAAGTACAGGCTGATAATGCAGAAGACAAAACGCAACATCACTAAAACCTGAAATGAATACCTGCGCTATATCCGATAGTAAACACACTTCGTTTCAAAGGAAGCATTTTATGCACATTTTGGTCATCAGAAAGTAAATCCAAACCAACTTCTGATTTTATCGTACCGGCACTTCCATCAGCATTGATATGAATACCAATATGCTTACTGATCATATATTCAAATCCTATGGAAAGACAAGCCCCTATGGATGTTTTACTGGATTCTTTCTCATATTTGAAATCATCAATATCATCAATATCGTCATCATCATCAAATACATCATCATCAAATATATTTTCATCCATATAGATTTTGGTCATTTTCCTGGATAATGCTCCTACACTTATGCTTGAAGTAAAAGCGAATTTATTACCCCATCTCGTATAAAAAGCAGGTCCCAAAAATATAAC of Bacteroidales bacterium contains these proteins:
- a CDS encoding NmrA family NAD(P)-binding protein, whose protein sequence is MIIIVGASGQIGSNIVKELVAHQTPVRAITHQAKYDFGPSVETGNADLLNTDDVIKAFKGGTTAFLLTPEKHNVEDIIEETGKIIDNYKIAIKKTGIRRIVGLSCVGAHVKNNTGNILMSRLLEQAFIEFDIEKIFVRPSYFYSNWLGYVDLMNEAGILPTFFPADLEVEMHAPVDVARFVAQCIMKNEGKNGTTVHELAGTRYSSKNIADIFAKKLNKAIQVQVISKEERIPALMSAGFTENAARNMSDMTQAVIDKVTSFEFEDKVIRLPTSFDDYLKDVLR
- a CDS encoding CDP-alcohol phosphatidyltransferase family protein, with protein sequence MSGNLKKYIPAILLYSRLLFGFIIFITTLLKPENSRVLVLTFMYIGIVTDVFDGIIARKLKVSTQKLRLLDTIFDLFFYLSILFFVFSINPAAISGNILLIGGIFSLEALMYLVSLIRFRKLPSPHSILSKFWGLYIVIEFSLLIMGVAGPHFTIALIFGCVAHLDRILIYLFLKQWDHDIPSSYHALLLRQGKEINRKEIFNG
- the trmB gene encoding tRNA (guanosine(46)-N7)-methyltransferase TrmB — its product is MAKNKLKRFVEMATYPNVIEPAFEEVFRTDFRLKGKWGKEIFRNDHPVVLELGCGKGEYTVALARKYPDKNFIGVDIKGSRMWVGATDALQNQLENVAFLRTRIEFINSSFAENEVSEIWITFPDPQPQQSRINKRLTSARFLNSYRHLLQPSGIVHLKTDSDSLFEYTSRVVAFNELPVIVQTDDLYHSGYTDDILSVQTHYEKIFMGKGFSIKYLKFVLPEGIELKEPPKIETEN
- a CDS encoding caspase family protein; this encodes MQWHFLRMEIFMRGGNIKNNDKNQIRFIKGNNRVNIPAGRGEITGMKVLPDGSVVFSTSYPEIGRILSDHKAPDEWTGDHESYIRAADMIVTVERQRELFQLNEEGTEIGLFGIGREVLYFSIPDRELKTAASSLSVATDRNISKNIRIAGWKNGTSPRLNNKILKVLDEGETSRCVDISQDGTRILLGTSGQIICMDHQGSVLWKRPLTEECVAIKIAGNGQVAAAALSNGTYAWFDMSEGPRLLTLFAHSDNKRWVLWTPAGFYDCAVGADELIGWNVNLGKDKASVFYPIARFRKTFYNTGIIDKSLGLHTQMAQQIKDTSDESLTGYNSITKALPPEVTIIAPQSGTSVKDKQILLRYHVSVSGGEPIESVKILVDGRPVQLLPSVAPGANEVTVDIPERDCEVSVIVKNKFATGVPASVKVKWIGTREEDILKPKLYILAVGISQYQDKGLTLQFASKDAMDFTRIMEKQKGLLYSDVVIKLLTDSKANKLSILDGLEWIQKETTSRDVSMIFFAGHGLNDNSGNFFYLPVEAEIERLRTTCVNYVDIKQTVASIAGKVILFMDACHSGDVMGSTRRAIIDINGVVNELSSAENGAIVFTSSTGRQYSLEDIAWNNGAFTKALVEGLGGKADLFNRKNISIKTLDAFITQRVKELTKGKQAPTTIIPASIPDFPIAIVR